Proteins encoded together in one Nitrospirota bacterium window:
- a CDS encoding universal stress protein produces the protein MNLWFASKLKTPTGAIRRKLVAPVAVQALSHNISETGYRCIVCPVTDSDLSRKGIETAAYLSKISGARLILLHVVEQWHKASFMATDSKKWSSLHNEWLEDGRKLLEIIEDKLREEGFNNVEYVLRDGDAEEEIIEITKEKKPDLLVMATDYCSNLEKIFMGDIVERITKKIPCQVLCISK, from the coding sequence ATGAACCTATGGTTCGCAAGTAAATTAAAAACTCCAACAGGAGCTATCCGTAGAAAACTGGTAGCTCCTGTTGCCGTTCAAGCACTATCGCATAATATAAGCGAAACAGGTTATAGGTGTATAGTGTGCCCTGTCACTGATTCTGACCTTTCAAGAAAGGGGATAGAGACTGCTGCCTATTTAAGTAAAATCTCTGGTGCGAGACTAATTTTACTGCATGTTGTTGAACAGTGGCATAAGGCTTCCTTTATGGCAACAGATTCAAAAAAATGGAGTTCTCTTCATAATGAGTGGCTTGAGGATGGCCGAAAGCTTCTCGAGATTATTGAAGATAAGCTCAGAGAAGAAGGTTTTAATAATGTAGAATATGTCCTTCGTGACGGAGATGCAGAAGAAGAGATCATAGAAATTACCAAAGAAAAAAAGCCGGACCTGCTTGTTATGGCCACAGATTATTGTTCAAATCTGGAGAAGATATTCATGGGAGATATTGTAGAAAGAATAACCAAAAAAATCCCATGCCAGGTTCTGTGTATTTCCAAATAA
- a CDS encoding universal stress protein, with the protein MRMEFRSIICPIEETELSKKGEETAGYLGKLSGGRLILLNVVEKWYKSSSVSTDSKEWNDLHNEWIEDGRRLLRNVEQELRKDGVVNIEAVLREGDPAHEIVALAKERHADIIVMATHNYAPITKLFMGSVIDEVTRKAQCPILWIF; encoded by the coding sequence TTGCGTATGGAATTCAGAAGTATAATATGCCCTATAGAGGAAACAGAGCTTTCAAAAAAAGGTGAAGAGACAGCCGGTTATCTTGGTAAACTCTCAGGTGGAAGACTCATCCTTCTTAATGTAGTAGAAAAATGGTATAAGTCTTCAAGTGTCTCCACAGACTCCAAGGAATGGAATGACCTTCATAATGAGTGGATTGAGGACGGAAGAAGGTTACTCAGGAATGTTGAACAGGAACTCAGAAAAGACGGGGTAGTCAATATAGAGGCCGTTCTCAGAGAAGGGGATCCGGCGCATGAAATAGTGGCCTTAGCAAAGGAAAGACATGCTGACATAATCGTAATGGCAACACATAATTACGCACCTATTACAAAACTCTTCATGGGAAGCGTTATAGATGAAGTTACACGGAAGGCCCAATGTCCTATTCTATGGATATTTTGA